One genomic window of Nerophis lumbriciformis linkage group LG29, RoL_Nlum_v2.1, whole genome shotgun sequence includes the following:
- the LOC133571826 gene encoding troponin I, fast skeletal muscle-like isoform X2 — translation MSEAKKMGSSRRHHLKSLMLQIAATWLEQEAAAMVATKNAHMAEKCPAPDLGGDQASLMDVCKKLQQIIEKIDEERYDTESKVSKADKEIQDLKMKVVELAGVKKPALKKVRMSADSMLQALLGSKHKVTMDLRSNLKQVKKEVKEEAVEAVGDWRKNVEDKADRKKMFETS, via the exons ATGTCCGA GGCAAAGAAAATGGGGTCGAGTCGCCGGCATCACCTGAAG AGTTTGATGCTGCAGATCGCCGCCACCTGGTTGGAGCAGGAAGCCGCCGCCATGGTCGCCACCAAGAACGCTCACATGGCGGAAAAGTGCCCCGCCCCCGACCTTGGCGGGGACCAGGCTTCTCTGATG GACGTCTGCAAGAAGCTGCAGCAGATCATCGAGAAGATCGACGAGGAGCGCTACGACACCGAGTCCAAAGTGTCTAAGGCGGACAAGGAG ATCCAGGACCTGAAGATGAAGGTGGTGGAGCTGGCGGGCGTCAAGAAGCCCGCCCTGAAGAAGGTGCGCATGTCGGCCGACTCCATGCTGCAGGCGCTGCTGGGCTCCAAGCACAAGGTCACCATGGACCTCAGGTCCAACCTCAAGCAGGTCAAGAAGGAGGTCAAAGAGGAG GCGGTGGAGGCCGTGGGCGACTGGCGTAAGAACGTGGAGGATAAAGCCGACAGGAAGAAGATGTTTGAGACTTCCTGA
- the LOC133571826 gene encoding troponin I, fast skeletal muscle-like isoform X1 — MPVPCQALPEDNMSEAKKMGSSRRHHLKSLMLQIAATWLEQEAAAMVATKNAHMAEKCPAPDLGGDQASLMDVCKKLQQIIEKIDEERYDTESKVSKADKEIQDLKMKVVELAGVKKPALKKVRMSADSMLQALLGSKHKVTMDLRSNLKQVKKEVKEEAVEAVGDWRKNVEDKADRKKMFETS, encoded by the exons atgccggttccatgccaa GCCCTACCAGAAGACAACATGTCCGA GGCAAAGAAAATGGGGTCGAGTCGCCGGCATCACCTGAAG AGTTTGATGCTGCAGATCGCCGCCACCTGGTTGGAGCAGGAAGCCGCCGCCATGGTCGCCACCAAGAACGCTCACATGGCGGAAAAGTGCCCCGCCCCCGACCTTGGCGGGGACCAGGCTTCTCTGATG GACGTCTGCAAGAAGCTGCAGCAGATCATCGAGAAGATCGACGAGGAGCGCTACGACACCGAGTCCAAAGTGTCTAAGGCGGACAAGGAG ATCCAGGACCTGAAGATGAAGGTGGTGGAGCTGGCGGGCGTCAAGAAGCCCGCCCTGAAGAAGGTGCGCATGTCGGCCGACTCCATGCTGCAGGCGCTGCTGGGCTCCAAGCACAAGGTCACCATGGACCTCAGGTCCAACCTCAAGCAGGTCAAGAAGGAGGTCAAAGAGGAG GCGGTGGAGGCCGTGGGCGACTGGCGTAAGAACGTGGAGGATAAAGCCGACAGGAAGAAGATGTTTGAGACTTCCTGA
- the LOC133571825 gene encoding troponin I, fast skeletal muscle-like, with the protein MSEKKMSASRRHHLKSVILHIAFTWLEQEKADMAVTKQNHMSEHCSRPSQSGDQATLMDTCKKLNALIEKLDEERYDLEAKVNKTDKEIEDLKYKVIDLAGVKKPALKKVRMSADAMLKALLGSKHTVNMELRANLKQVKKEVKEEPLEAVGDWRKNIEDKADRKKMFETS; encoded by the exons ATGTCCGA AAAGAAGATGTCAGCCAGCCGCCGGCATCACCTCAAG AGTGTGATCCTGCACATCGCCTTCACCTGGCTGGAGCAGGAGAAGGCAGACATGGCGGTGACCAAGCAGAACCACATGTCCGAGCACTGCAGCAGGCCCAGCCAGAGCGGGGACCAGGCCACACTCATG GACACGTGCAAGAAGCTGAACGCTCTCATCGAGAAGTTGGACGAGGAACGCTACGACCTGGAGGCCAAAGTGAATAAAACAGACAAAGAG ATTGAAGACCTGAAGTACAAGGTCATCGACCTGGCGGGCGTCAAGAAGCCAGCCCTGAAGAAGGTGCGCATGTCCGCAGACGCCATGTTGAAAGCGCTGCTTGGATCCAAACACACCGTCAACATGGAACTCAGAGCCAACCTCAAGCAGGTCAAGAAGGAAGTCAAAGAGGAG CCCTTAGAGGCGGTGGGCGACTGGCGCAAGAACATTGAAGACAAAGCTGACAGGAAGAAGATGTTCGAGACTTCCTAA